A single genomic interval of Coccidioides posadasii str. Silveira chromosome 1, complete sequence harbors:
- the SLD2 gene encoding DNA replication regulator sld2 (EggNog:ENOG410PKFZ~COG:L~BUSCO:8317at33183) produces the protein MATSAGSPIEQQLASLRSELKEWEKAFSDANEGRKATREDIKKDAAIAAKYKTYSRLRSQKPSSCLDRSTTDHNAISPARSQKKRTYPFTDSLAGHESCAFATPRKVAKHTSAPQHPSHLDPYESPSNVRRLLTPNEPNISPIPLRAAIGPTPQRDGKVLGLFDLLSPSSPNTATPSSRQKQSNLTDATATPSPIKKMQTPSRDHGSAIRPRRYSLTPVSSAKKFYLSKFFGTPSTMRYATIIEADEGNAIVGDEVASPAQPTPSRKTNGSELETPTFLRRRSVLFPRTTNNGKDKINTTSPIAVRMPQKVVGKGLSQLVQGLRDLEDEMIQDDMDALREAEAADAEAGKVFVTDSQVPDSNLDAQDPTNTPSKPERYWKKKGQKRTTRLVYMRPVRAKPRQAPEFAIPEEDSEDELATAAESQGPFSAGGDNLDSEDEGNTCSKDKNNQGGKAKQSENKFVQKVRKIKAAAHANYRALKIRSKNGGSKGRFGRRR, from the exons ATGGCAACCTCCGCTGGTTCACCCATCGAACAGCAACTGGCTTCTCTCCGCTCCGAGCTAAAGGAGTGGGAAAAGGCGTTCTCTGACGCAAATGAAGGCCGAAAAGCCACGCGAGAAGACATCAAAAAGGACGCCGCTATAG CTGCAAAGTACAAAACTTATTCACGACTTCGATCCCAGAAACCATCGTCTTGTCTCGATAGAAGTACTACGGATCATAATGCAATCTCCCCGGCACGCTCCCAAAAGAAGCGCACGTATCCTTTCACCGACAGCCTAGCCGGACACGAAAGCTGCGCGTTTGCGACTCCTCGAAAAGTTGCAAAGCATACCTCAGCGCCTCAACACCCGTCTCATCTAGATCCATACGAATCACCCTCAAATGTTAGAAGATTGCTTACTCCCAATGAACCAAACATTTCTCCTATACCTCTTCGGGCAGCCATTGGCCCTACTCCTCAGCGCGATGGCAAAGTATTGGGGCTTTTTGACTTGCTCTCCCCATCGAGCCCGAACACAGCAACTCCGTCGTCTAGACAGAAACAGTCGAACCTCACCGATGCGACCGCCACACCATCCCCTATTAAAAAGATGCAAACTCCCAGTAGAGACCATGGGTCTGCTATCCGCCCACGAAGATACTCATTAACACCAGTTTCATCGGCGAAAAAATTCTATCTTTCGAAATTTTTTGGTACTCCAAGCACGATGCGATACGCCACTATTATAGAAGCGGACGAAGGGAATGCCATCGTCGGAGACGAAGTCGCTTCTCCTGCTCAACCCACTCCATCGCGGAAAACAAACGGTAGCGAATTAGAGACACCCACGTTTCTGCGGCGGAGGAGCGTTTTATTTCCTCGCACAACGAACAATGGGAAGGATAAAATCAACACCACCAGCCCAATTGCTGTACGGATGCCGCAGAAAGTGGTGGGTAAAGGGCTTAGCCAACTCGTGCAGGGGCTCCGTGATctagaagatgaaatgataCAGGACGATATGGACGCGCTCCGTGAAGCCGAAGCTGCGGATGCTGAGGCAGGTAAGGTATTTGTCACAGACAGTCAGGTTCCAGACAGCAACTTGGACGCCCAAGACCCAACGAATACCCCCTCGAAACCTGAAAGATATTGGAAGAAGAAAGGTCAAAAGAGGACTACTAGGTTGGTTTATATGCGTCCTGTGCGCGCGAAGCCGCGGCAAGCTCCTGAATTTGCCATTCCTGAGGAGGATAGTGAGGATGAGCTGGCTACCGCGGCCGAGTCCCAGGGTCCTTTTTCCGCTGGCGGAGATAATCTGGATAGTGAGGACGAAGGTAATACCTGTTCTAAAGATAAGAACAACCAGGGCGGGAAAGCAAAACAGAGCGAGAATAAATTTGTCCAAAAGGTGCGAAAAATTAAGGCGGCGGCGCATGCCAACTACAGGGCGCTCAAGATAAGGAGTAAAAATGGTGGTAGCAAGGGACGGTTCGGTCGTAGGAGGTAA
- a CDS encoding uncharacterized protein (EggNog:ENOG410PIKD~COG:O), whose protein sequence is MTEDQRRLYGKVKPFATHVLVATGKSDWVPKVENMQGTLMEAFASTSRQTKQGRIMVSASNIPTSQACTDAVSPNSQDESTILLLPSFTFVDRVRVGDIPELKSRFIEALAVDERNDADTGRRLTPRSCQRDYVVLLCSHKSRDARCGISAPLIKRELERHLRPLGLHRDDSDDRPGGVSVYFVSHVGGHKFSANVLIYRKEAEQMIWLARVRPEHCEGIVKYTILKGKVVHPDFQLRGGFDNKRCLTSW, encoded by the exons ATGACCGAAGACCAACGACGGCTCTATGGCAAGGTCAAGCCGTTTGCGACTCATGTCCTTGTGGCCACAGGCAAGTCGGACTGGGTTCCGAAGGTGGAAAATATGCAGGGAACCTTGATGGAAGCTTTTGCAAGTACTTCGCGTCAAACAAAGCAGGGT CGCATTATGGTCTCTGCATCGAATATACCAACTTCACAAGCCTGCACCGATGCTGTATCCCCAAATTCCCAAGACGAATCAACTATTCTATTATTGCCTTCCTTTACGTTTGTCGACAGAGTGCGAGTTGGAGATATTCCGGAGTTGAAGAGCCGCTTCATTGAAGCCCTAGCTGTAGACGAGCGAAATGATGCCGACACAGGGCGTCGTTTGACACCTCGATCTTGCCAGCGAGACTATGTAGTCCTACTTTGTTCTCACAAAAGTCGAGATGCACGATGCGGGATATCAGCACCACTTATAAAACGCGAACTTGAGCGCCATCTGCGACCTCTCGGGCTCCATCGCGACGACAGTGACGACCGCCCTGGCGGGGTGAGTGTTTATTTCGTCTCGCACGTGGGCGGGCATAAATTTTCAGCAAATGTGCTTATTTACCGGAAGGAGGCAGAACAGATGATCTGGCTCGCACGAGTTCGACCAGAGCATTGTGAAGGGATTGTCAAGTATACAATTTTAAAGGGCAAAGTGGTTCACCCCGACTTCCAGCTCCGGGGCGGATTTGATAACAAACGCTGTTTGACAAGTTGGTAG
- a CDS encoding uncharacterized protein (EggNog:ENOG410PKZB~COG:K~BUSCO:2915at33183) has product MVDEQEVVVKACRGVSEPPRKKRKRRTLACLPCRNRKVKCDFGQPSCERCLKTAWPERCTYENRPPAFHADDGPSAPPRPEVPLVAPEPDQVEGRNLKTLEYLVQCLAQQSAHSFPTHTNPSRAPSPRVNFHGADPGESPVSKRPTTPATIFNATLHGRETKTRFHGCSNIYSLYPEFPELKQYLHRLKYEHPVLAGFLRDLSKLKEGRLKKQTLPGELALDTNYLSGLLPQWSVIESCMGIYFNSFGSVSRLFHRPMFNQQLQLIRDRPQSAPPVFIAQVFLILAIVWNGHPDGSITPSTVSNWIRWADTWLQHCGIKRPTLATLQVRCLLVQAREVNHTQRNQAWAATGNVVKLAMSAGFHREQPPGCRISIFNREMRRRVWATILELDLQASLDRGMPPTVQHADYDCLPPLNINDEDIQESTAEIPIQKPLSIPTDSSYQVMAAKSLGLRLHICSLINSPRLSISSSQVLELDEAIYQQLSSIPGWKGVGDSDVNANQRILLWRTLLQIQLQRSQLSLHSSCILGDSKAGTFAHSSRSRLDVAVSILCHEQLLLDQLGRRAWFTLSEVIMQSAVTICHYLYTSDSGVGSSIVRQILPSLTQTLVSLTERVLPWWEEKFTAVQKGMREYFILCVIISMVKGKLWPESIDAYRKESIDRMTTLCYNTLSKHMGRSKLDISEKNWTHPIESPIAAPPTDSNYPPSNDSLDITFFEDWDTILGDFTTEFSDFGAL; this is encoded by the exons ATGGTAGACGAGCAAGAAGTCGTGGTGAAAGCGTGTCGTGGTGTCTCCGAGCCGCCTcggaaaaagagaaaacgTAGGACGCTGGCTTGTTTGCCGTGTCGCAACAGAAAGGTCAAGTGTGACTTTGGCCAGCCTTCTTGCGAACGGTGTCTGAAGACTGCCTGGCCAGAGAGATGCACCTATGAGAACCGCCCACCAGCGTTTCATGCAGATGACGGGCCCTCAGCGCCGCCCCGTCCTGAGGTACCCCTGGTGGCGCCAGAGCCTGACCAGGTTGAGGGCCGAAATCTGAAAACCCTTGAGTATTTGGTGCAATGCCTTGCTCAACAGTCAGCTCATTCATTCCCGACTCATACAAACCCATCCCGGGCGCCCTCTCCCAGGGTCAACTTCCATGGAGCGGACCCTGGCGAGAGTCCTGTGTCCAAACGACCAACCACACCTGCGACCATATTCAATGCTACCCTCCACggaagagaaacaaagaccCGATTCCATGGCTGTAGTAATATCTACAGTTTGTATCCAGAG TTTCCAGAACTAAAACAATACCTTCACCGGCTGAAGTATGAACACCCTGTCCTTGCCGGCTTTCTACGTGACCTGTCCAAGCTAAAGGAAGGCCGCCTCAAAAAGCAAACATTACCTGGGGAGTTAGCCCTTGATACCAATTATCTAAGTGGTCTGCTCCCGCAATGGTCAGTGATTGAGAGCTGCATGGGCATTTACTTCAATTCTTTCGGAAGTGTGAGTAGGCTGTTCCATAGACCAATGTTCAACCAACAACTACAGCTTATCAGGGACCGTCCACAGTCCGCCCCACCCGTTTTCATTGCTCAGGTTTTCCTTATTCTGGCAATAGTATGGAACGGCCACCCCGATGGAAGTATCACTCCGAGCACTGTTTCAAACTGGATACGATGGGCAGATACTTGGCTACAACATTGCGGGATCAAACGCCCAACTCTCGCCACATTACAAGTTCGATGTCTCCTTGTGCAGGCCAGGGAAGTAAACCACACGCAAAGAAACCAAGCATGGGCTGCCACCGGAAACGTTGTAAAATTAGCAATGTCTGCCGGGTTCCATCGCGAGCAGCCGCCGGGTTGCCGAATTTCTATTTTCAACAGGGAAATGCGGCGAAGGGTTTGGGCGACAATCTTAGAATTGGACCTTCAAGCGTCTCTGGATCGTGGTATGCCGCCAACAGTGCAACACGCTGACTATGACTGCTTGCCTCCATTGAACATTAATGATGAAGATATACAAGAATCCACCGCTGAGATACCCATACAAAAGCCTTTAAGCATTCCCACGGATTCTTCCTATCAAGTCATGGCAGCCAAATCTTTGGGTTTGCGACTACATATTTGCTCACTGATCAACTCCCCACGACTTTCGATATCGTCTTCCCAGGTTTTAGAGTTGGACGAGGCTATATATCAACAACTTTCTAGCATTCCAGGGTGGAAAGGGGTCGGTGATTCTGATGTTAACGCGAACCAGAGAATATTGCTATGGCGAACGCTGCTTCAAATACAGCTTCAGCGAAGCCAGCTCTCGCTGCATTCATCCTGTATCTTAGGGGATTCGAAAGCAGGGACATTTGCGCACTCTTCCCGTTCTAGATTAGATGTGGCCGTGTCTATCCTATGCCACGAACAACTCCTCTTAGACCAACTCGGGAGAAGGGCATGGTTTACTTTGAGTGAAGTTATTATGCAATCTGCAGTCACTATTTGTCATTATCTATATACGTCTGATAGTGGTGTTG GATCTTCTATAGTACGGCAGATACTTCCGAGCCTTACACAGACCTTGGTATCTCTGACCGAGCGTGTCCTGCCTTGGTGGGAGGAGAAGTTCACCGCTGTCCAAAAGGGAATGAGGGAGTATTTCATCCTATGCGTCATAATCTCCATGGTTAAAGGAAAGCTATGGCCAGAATCAATCGACGCGTACCGAAAGGAGAGCATTGATCGAATGACGACGTTGTGCTATAATACCCTATCTAAGCATATGGGTCGATCGAAGCTGGATATATCTGAGAAGAACTGG ACTCATCCGATAGAATCCCCGATCGCCGCTCCTCCAACAGACTCGAATTATCCTCCGTCCAACGATTCTTTGGATATCACT TTTTTTGAAGATTGGGACACCATTTTGGGAGATTTTACGACTGAATTTTCTGATTTTGGggctttataa
- a CDS encoding uncharacterized protein (EggNog:ENOG410PFHT~COG:D~BUSCO:485at33183), whose amino-acid sequence MSSISQSRPPRRASTRKRLIVQESSEDELQSGRATPKFSAEDDDDNNDEEYTPVPNRTAARRTSRRQTAESIAESSQSTARPPRKTRRTQTRESLVTSNPFSGAEASAIIGDPETPTRRQSVSRSRHSTAHRSTQPSSHRSRRSTSRSIEPTPSSARHSIPPEPIQQAETTRRSSRRSTSQHVEPRRSSTRHSLTPAPMQPEQTDGQLSRRSSSRQIESTPSSERHSATPTPTQFTETGRRLSRRSITPVAPQQDPSSANPAAVPSIEHDPASSEREATPTDTVQHPTDEIPLQRALPEASNIEAINPMSTALEKPMDILMKSRAMSQPPTEEPSGPKPRMVITHLVLTNFKSYAGRQVVGPFHASFSSVVGPNGSGKSNVIDSLLFVFGFRASKMRQGKISALIHNSANFPNLPFCEVEVHFQEVLDLPGGGHEIVENSQLVVSRRAFKNNTSKYYMNRKETNFTTVTDFLRARGIDLDHKRFLILQGEVESIAQMKPKAANDHDDGLLEYLEDIIGTSKYKVPIEEAAAEVETLNEVCSEKSSRVQHVEKEKSSLEDKKNKALMFIKDENELVEKQSALYQIYIDECNDNTRVTEEAILQMQELLNLELEKHQGNEEGIKDLQRQFKRSTKEYETMEKETQAIAKEMSKYDKESVKLEEKRKFLANKRKKLEKAMQASRLAASECASLVEKHADDIERKTAEIASLEKEMRREEEELASIRESLKGKTQGLSDQIAAMQKGLEPWNEKINEKLSAMAVAQSELDILHEKRNAGVVALEEAQAKIASIQEGGAAKTHEIEQRRLELTELENEVATLTAELQRFSDKEPEYRSRLSRARQKAEEARSSLTSTQNQGNVLAGLMRLKESGRIQGFHGRLGNLGTIEEKFDVAISTACPALDNLVVDSVEVGQQCIEYLRKNNLGRANFILLDRLPRRDMSPIFTPDSVPRLFDLVKPLDPKFSPAFYSVMQNTLVAKDLEQANKIAYGARRWRVVTLDGQLIDVSGTMSGGGTRVARGAMSSKRVAEVSKDQVEKLDAERDHMEKRFQAFQEKQRQLESSLKSKNDDIPKLNTTIQKLQLEIESAGRNLADAKRRVKELTAEHKPSKDDDSRAAALRKHISLFEAEIGQLRAEKAGVEEEIQTLQNKIMEIGGVRLRGQKAKVDGLKEQISLLTEEVSSAEVSKSKNAKLRVKHEKSRVDSEGELEQLAEELDRLSQENEDQANIVSEMRERTEAAQEALLSKKEELAALKAELNEKTAELNETRAVEIEMRNKLEENQKVLVENQKRCRYWEEKLSKLSLQNISDLGEEEESDQLPVYTKDELSGMNKESLKAVIAALEEKTQNAQVDLSVLAEYRRRVAEHESRSADLASALASRDNAKSRLDTLRSLRLTGFMEGFSTISLRLKEMYQMITMGGNAELELVDSLDPFSEGILFSVMPPKKSWKNISNLSGGEKTLSSLALVFALHHYKPTPLYVMDEIDAALDFRNVSIVASYIKERTKNAQFIVISLRNNMFELAARLVGVYKVNHMTKSVTVENKDYIAKKA is encoded by the exons ATGTCGTCAATATCGCAGTCGCGCCCCCCACGGCGTGCTTCTACGAGGAAAAGATTAATCGTCCAAGAAAGTTCGGAGGATGAGTTGCAGTCCGGCCGAGCAACCCCGAAGTTTTCGGCTGAAGACGACGATGACAACAACGATGAAGAATACACTCCGGTCCCAAATCGGACGGCCGCAAGACGGACGTCTCGACGACAAACTGCTGAAAGTATAGCTGAATCCTCCCAGTCTACTGCGCGGCCCCCGCGGAAGACCCGACGAACCCAGACCCGAGAGAGCCTAGTAACATCGAATCCATTTAGCGGAGCGGAAGCGAGTGCTATAATTGGGGATCCAGAGACTCCGACACGAAGGCAAAGTGTTTCCAGGTCAAGACACAGCACGGCTCATCGAAGTACTC AGCCTAGTTCGCACAGATCCCGCCGCAGTACTTCTCGGTCGATTGAGCCAACTCCATCCTCAGCAAGACACAGCATTCCTCCAGAGCCCATCCAGCAAGCCGAAACCACTCGACGCTCATCCCGTCGAAGTACTTCTCAACATGTTGAGCCACGCAGATCCTCGACAAGACATAGCCTCACACCAGCGCCCATGCAGCCAGAGCAGACTGATGGGCAATTGTCTCGTCGGAGTTCTTCTCGACAGATTGAATCAACTCCATCGTCAGAAAGACATAGTGCCACCCCAACACCCACACAATTCACAGAGACTGGGAGACGGCTATCCCGCCGAAGTATTACACCTGTAGCGCCGCAGCAAGACCCCTCCAGCGCTAACCCTGCGGCAGTACCGTCCATAGAACATGATCCTGCTTCATCGGAAAGGGAGGCAACCCCTACAGATACAGTACAACACCCAACCGATGAAATTCCTCTGCAAAGAGCGCTGCCTGAAGCATCTAATATTGAAGCGATTAATCCAATGTCGACTGCATTGGAGAAGCCAATGGATATCTTGATGAAATCTCGGGCGATGTCGCAACCTCCTACGGAAGAACCCTCGGGGCCAAAACCACGAATGGTTATCACCCATCTAGTTTTGACTAACTTCAAAAGTTATGCAGGTAGACAGGTTGTTGGCCCATTTCATGCCTCCTTTTCTTCGGTGGTTGGACCTAACGGCTCTGGGAAATCAAACGTCATTGATTCActgctttttgtttttggcTTCCGGGCCAGTAAAATGAGACAAGGCAAGATCTCTGCTCTCATTCATAACTCCGCCAATTTCCCAAACCTCCCTTTCTGTGAAGTTGAGGTACATTTTCAGGAAGTTCTCGATCTTCCAGGAGGCGGCCACGAAATTGTGGAAAACTCGCAGCTCGTTGTTTCGCGGAGAGCCTTTAAGAACAATACGAGCAAATATTACATGAACCGCAAGGAAACCAACTTCACGACGGTCACCGATTTTCTTCGAGCTCGGGGCATTGATCTGGATCATAAACGCTTCCTCATCTTACAAGGCGAAGTCGAATCGATCGCTCAGATGAAGCCAAAAGCTGCTAATGACCATGATGATGGTCTTCTGGAGTACTTGGAAGACATAATAGGGACGTCGAAATACAAGGTTCCTATCGAGGAGGCTGCGGCAGAGGTTGAAACGCTAAATGAAGTCTGTTCAGAGAAAAGCAGCCGCGTCCAGCACgttgagaaagagaaatctTCCCTTGAAGACAAGAAAAACAAGGCTTTGATGTTCATCAAAGACGAAAATGAGCTTGTAGAAAAGCAGTCTGCTCTGTATCAAATTTACATCGATGAATGCAATGATAACACGAGAGTTACGGAGGAGGCGATTTTGCAGATGCAAGAATTGTTAAACCTTGAGCTCGAAAAGCATCAGGGGAATGAAGAGGGCATCAAGGACCTTCAACGGCAGTTTAAGCGAAGCACAAAGGAATATGAAACCATGGAGAAGGAAACTCAAGCGATCGCGAAGGAGATGTCCAAATATGATAAAGAATCAGTCAAACTGGAAGAAAAGCGCAAGTTCCTGGCAAACAAGCGGAAGAAACTCGAAAAAGCCATGCAAGCTAGTCGCTTAGCAGCTTCTGAATGCGCGAGCTTAGTCGAAAAGCATGCCGATGACATTGAGAGAAAAACTGCAGAAATCGCATCTCTCGAAAAGGAAATGAGACGCGAAGAGGAGGAACTAGCGTCCATCCGTGAGAGCCTAAAAGGAAAAACACAGGGACTTTCTGATCAGATCGCCGCAATGCAAAAAGGTCTCGAACCGTGGAACGAGAAAATTAACGAGAAGCTGTCCGCGATGGCTGTGGCTCAAAGTGAGCTGGATATTCTTCATGAAAAGAGAAATGCAGGTGTTGTAGCTTTGGAAGAAGCTCAGGCAAAGATTGCTTCCATTCAGGAGGGGGGTGCGGCCAAAACACACGAGATAGAACAGCGTCGCTTGGAGCTGACGGAGCtcgaaaatgaagttgcaacTCTAACAGCAGAATTACAGAGGTTCTCTGACAAGGAACCAGAATATCGTTCACGTCTGTCTCGTGCTCGACAGAAGGCGGAAGAGGCCCGATCGAGCCTCACGAGCACGCAGAACCAGGGCAACGTTCTTGCGGGCCTAATGCGACTGAAAGAGTCAGGTCGTATTCAGGGATTCCACGGGCGTCTCGGAAACCTCGGGACAATCGAAGAGAAATTCGATGTTGCCATCTCGACGGCTTGCCCTGCCCTGGACAACCTTGTAGTGGACTCTGTGGAGGTCGGGCAGCAATGTATTGAATATCTTCGCAAAAACAATCTCGGCCGAGCGAACTTTATCCTGCTGGACAGGTTACCTCGCAGAGACATGTCTCCCATATTTACTCCGGACAGCGTTCCGCGATTGTTCGATCTAGTCAAGCCTCTTGATCCAAAGTTCAGCCCAGCGTTCTATAGCGTGATGCAGAACACCCTCGTTGCAAAGGATTTAGAACAAGCCAATAAGATTGCGTACGGGGCTCGAAGATGGAGGGTCGTCACCCTTGATGGACAGCTGATTGACGTTTCCGGTACCATGAGTGGAGGTGGAACTCGTGTCGCTAGGGGCGCCATGTCATCAAAGAGGGTGGCGGAAGTTTCAAAGGACCAGGTAGAGAAGCTTGACGCTGAACGTGACCATATGGAGAAGAGATTCCAAGCATTTCAGGAAAAGCAGCGCCAATTAGAATCCTCATTGAAAAGCAAAAACGATGACATTCCTAAGCTGAACACCACCATCCAGAAGCTTCAGCTCGAGATCGAGAGTGCCGGCCGCAATCTGGCGGACGCCAAACGCCGAGTCAAAGAGCTTACTGCTGAACATAAACCATCCAAGGATGATGACAGCAGAGCAGCGGCGCTCAGAAAGCATATCTCCTTGTTTGAAGCAGAGATCGGTCAATTGCGTGCAGAAAAAGCCGGTGTTGAGGAAGAGATCCAAACTTTGCAGAATAAGATCATGGAAATCGGTGGAGTGAGACTTCGTGGCCAAAAAGCCAAGGTAGATGGACTTAAGGAGCAAATTTCACTCCTTACAGAAGAAGTGTCCAGTGCCGAAGTCTCGAAATCCAAGAATGCTAAGCTTCGTGTAAAACATGAGAAGTCTCGTGTGGACTCTGAAGGAGAGCTTGAGCAGCTTGCAGAGGAACTCGACAGATTATCTCAGGAGAATGAGGACCAGGCCAACATAGTTTCAGAAATGAGAGAAAGAACTGAGGCAGCGCAGGAA GCTTTATTATCCAAAAAGGAGGAACTTGCTGCGCTCAAGGCTGAGCTGAATGAAAAGACAGCCGAACTCAATGAGACCCGTGCGGTTGAAATAGAAATGCGCAACAAATTAGAGGAAAATCAAAAGGTTCTAGTCGAGAATCAGAAACGGTGCAGATATTGGGAAGAGAAATTGTCGAAACTTTCGCTACAGAACATTAGCGACCTTGGCGAGGAAGAAGAATCGGACCAGCTTCCTGTATATACAAAGGACGAGCTGTCTGGCATGAATAAAGAATCCCTCAAAGCCGTCATTGCCGCGTTGGAGGAAAAGACTCAAAACGCTCAAGTGGATCTGTCTGTTCTGGCTGAATATCGGCGTCGAGTTGCGGAGCACGAATCTCGTTCTGCCGATCTTGCAAGCGCACTGGCAAGCCGTGACAATGCTAAATCTCGCCTTGATACCCTTCGCTCGCTTCGATTGACAGGATTCATGGAAGGTTTCAGCACCATTTCTCTTCGCCTGAAGGAGATGTATCAAATGATTACGATGGGTGGTAACGCAGAACTCGAACTCGTGGACTCTCTTGATCCCTTTTCGGAAGGCATCTTGTTTTCCGTTATGCCACCGAAGAAGAGCTGGAAAAATATCAGTAATCTATCTGGAGGCGAAAAGACATTGTCCAGTCTGGCCCTTGTGTTCGCTTTACATCACTACAAACCCACCCCGCTGTATGTCATGGACGAAATTGATGCTGCTTTAGATTTTAGGAAC GTCTCTATTGTTGCTTCATATATCAAGGAGCGTACGAAAAATGCGCAGTTCATTGTCATCTCCCTGAGAAATAACATG TTTGAACTTGCCGCGCGGCTTGTAGGAGTGTATAAGGTTAACCACATGACCAAGAGCGTCACTGTGGAAAATAAAGATTATATCGCGAAGAAAGCTTGA
- a CDS encoding uncharacterized protein (EggNog:ENOG410PPD7~COG:S~BUSCO:10459at33183): MARWDDFNVTFGFKGDYPYNPKVVDRIIANRKALYSTLFIDRLLGALGIDSAPRLYPPKSIETLRKLHREILASGSPNHHKQSVIYYLLRDCENLDDGTNRLEFARRCLLPQKYKLLVDGIWYMDRLEFQSALGYLTEPSLIPTFPDEILYVLSTLSEQDDHLATAYYVAVSPPLATSEVLNAYFAVLCRSGVSTAFCFTRKQPLDIRRELFGQLVVFVLAAKAGEERAEKAMELVNLPFSDIEIEWFEDCLLHGKAKNLPGAKDTVMMRRVATGHLDNLGALESLGGRKIEGLNWDILRKNLKPSVS; this comes from the exons ATGGCCCGTTGGGATGACTTTAACGTCACGTTTGGTTTTAAAGGAGATTATCCTTACAATCCCAAGGTCGTTGACCGGATTATCGCGAATCGGAAAGCTCTCTACAGCACCCTCTTCATCGATCGCCTTCTCGGGGCATtaggaattgattcag CACCAAGGCTCTATCCACCAAAGTCCATTGAAACTCTCCGCAAACTTCACAGGGAAATACTTGCGTCGGGCTCACCAAATCACCACAAGCAATCTGTGATCTACTATCTTCTCAGGGATTGTGAGAATCTGGATGATGGAACCAACCGCCTTGAATTCGCACGTCGATGTTTGCTGCCACAAAAATACAAGTTACTTGTAGACGGTATCTGGTATATGGATCGATTAGAATTTCAG AGCGCACTGGGTTACCTCACAGAGCCATCGCTGATCCCTACCTTTCCCGACGAAATTCTTTATGTCCTCTCAACCCTTTCCGAACAAGATGATCACCTTGCCACTGCGTACTATGTAGCCGTTTCCCCGCCATTGGCGACCAGCGAAGTGTTGAATGCCTATTTTGCGGTGTTGTGTCGGAGCGGGGTTTCCACTGCCTTTTGCTTCACGCGAAAACAACCTCTCGATATTCGACGTGAACTCTTTGGCCAGTTGGTTGTTTTCGTCTTAGCCGCAAAAGCAGGCGAGGAAAGGGCAGAAAAGGCTATGGAGTTGGTCAATTTGCCATTCAGCGATATCGAGATAGAGTGGTTTGAGGATTGCCTGCTGCACGGTAAGGCTAAAAATCTCCCCGGCGCGAAAGATACAGTTATGATGCGGCGCGTCGCGACTGGTCATCTTGACAACCTTGGAGCCTTGGAGTCGCTAGGTGGGCGTAAGATCGAAGGGTTGAACTGGGACATACTGAGGAAAAATTTGAAACCTAGTGTTTCCTGA